A genomic region of Hippoglossus hippoglossus isolate fHipHip1 chromosome 8, fHipHip1.pri, whole genome shotgun sequence contains the following coding sequences:
- the gadd45gip1 gene encoding growth arrest and DNA damage-inducible proteins-interacting protein 1 → MAASVLCRRTAVLCRTFRGVSPQAAGCQCGTVLQTAGYNPKPLRLNLRDPHIPDKRSDATPEWQKTARYDGKLFGRYGSASGVDPTSLWPSPGQLDGIIAEEKQWQPPLEEMLRSMELQEKEETEKRRAKERVIAANMAKMPKMISDWRREKRETKQRLKEDKDRRGKLLNQARERFGYALDPRSPKFVEMVAEIEAEDKKKRKLMKRRQKEEQTAGAPVTSPAASS, encoded by the exons ATGGCGGCCTCCGTGTTGTGCAGGAGGACAGCGGTGTTATGTCGGACTTTCCGGGGGGTTTCACCGCAAGCCGCGGGCTGTCAGTGCGGGACTGTGCTGCAGACCGCGGGCTACAACCCCAAACCGCTGCGGCTGAACCTCCGGGACCCGCACATCCCGGACAAGCGCAGCGACGCGACCCCGGAGTGGCAGAAGACGGCCCGGTACGACGGGAAGCTGTTCGGCCGCTACGGCTCCGCGTCGGGGGTCGACCCCACGTCGCTGTGGCCGAGCCCCGGGCAGCTGGACGGGATCATCGCGGAGGAGAAGCAGTGGCAGCCTCCGCTGGAGGAGATGCTGCGGAGcatggagctgcaggagaaggaggagaccGAGAAGCGACGGGCCAA AGAAAGAGTCATCGCAGCGAACATGGCCAAAATGCCCAAGATGATCTCAGACTGGCGTCGGGAAAAGCGTGAAACCAAACAGAGGCTGAAGGAGGACAAGGACCGGCGTGGGAAGTTGCTGAATCAGGCCAGGGAGCGCTTCGGCTACGCGCTGGACCCCCGCAGCCCCAAGTTCGTGGAAATGGTTGCAGAGATCGAAGCGGAAGacaagaagaaaaggaaactgATGAAACGCAGACAGAAAGAAGAGCAGACGGCGGGAGCTCCGGTCACGTCTCCCGCTGCCTCGTCATAG